In a genomic window of Accipiter gentilis chromosome 23, bAccGen1.1, whole genome shotgun sequence:
- the SEMA3G gene encoding semaphorin-3G, translating into MRAAVPVMCWLGAALLAAGRSLPRLRLPYRELLGTNRSVLFFGHQGFLGFRSLYLDEYRDRLFIGGKDVLYSLLLDGAGADTKEIYWPPLPGQTEECFRKGKDPGTDCANYIRVLHPYNRTHLLACGTGAFHPVCAFVYVGHRGEHTFSLDPTSVETGRGRCPHEPSRAFASTVIGGELYTGLTADFLGRDPGIFRSMGTRSALRTEVDQRLLNDPKFVAAHLIPDNDDRDNDKAYFFFTEKVMEADSKEHTIVSRVARVCVNDAGGQRVLVNKWSTFNKARLVCSVPGPGGIDTHFDELEDVFLLRTKDGKSPEIYALFSTISHVFQGSAVCVYRMADIREVFNGPFAHRETPHHQWGAYEGRVPYPRPGVCPSKTTNQPRQQYGTTKDFPDEVLHFARAHPLMYKPVYPRHRRPLLVKTNLPHRLRQLVVDRVEAEDGQHDVLFLGTDAGSVLKVVVLQKTSLATTEEVVLEELQVFKAPVPITQMEISVKRQTLYVGSSLGVAQVRLHQCETYGTACAECCLARDPYCAWDGTACTRYQPSGKRRYRRQNVRHSNPVHQCLDQNLTVDDFETIEEKVLYGAEDNSTFLECVPRSPQASVQWFVQRPPDEQRDEVKTDERILQTEQGLLFRKLHRHDAGIYYCKTLEHGFTQTVAKTALEVIASEQLAHTLPRERGDESSSLPCPEPRMVPQAPKTWFKDIMHLISSQNLRRVEEYCARLWCGSRPHHRKSKLAQAKHALVGVDVGKKGRTAKPHGERNRVPRQAAAT; encoded by the exons atgCGGGCGGCGGTGCCGGTGATGTGCTGGCTGGGGGCTGCGCTGCTGGCGGCGGGGCGCAGCCTGCCCCGGCTCCGCCTGCCCTACCGCG AGCTTTTGGGCACCAACCGCTCCGTCCTTTTCTTCGGCCACCAAGGCTTCCTCGGCTTCCGCTCCCTGTACCTGGATGAGTACCGCGACCGGCTCTTCATCGGAGGGAAGGATGTGCTCTACTCCCTGCTCCTGGATGGGGCTGGTGCAGACaccaaggag ATCTACTGGCCGCCCCTCCCTGGGCAGACGGAGGAGTGTTTTCGGAAGGGGAAGGACCCGGGG ACCGACTGCGCCAACTACATCCGTGTGCTGCACCCCTACAACCGAACACACTTGCTGGCCTGCGGGACGGGTGCCTTCCACCCTGTCTGCGCCTTCGTCTACGTGGGGCACCGCGGCGAG CACACCTTCAGCCTGGATCCCACCAGCGTGGAGACTGGCCGGGGCAGGTGCCCGCACGAGCCCAGCCGCGCCTTCGCCAGCACTGTCATCG GCGGGGAGCTGTACACTGGCCTCACCGCAGATTTCTTGGGCCGCGATCCCGGCATCTTCCGCAGCATGGGGACCCGCTCTGCCTTGCGGACCGAAGTGGACCAGCGCTTACTCAACG ATCCCAAATTTGTGGCAGCCCACTTGATCCCAGACAATGATGACCGGGACAATGACAAAGCCTATTTCTTCTTCACGGAGAAGGTGATGGAGGCAGACAGCAAGGAGCACACCATTGTCAGCCGGGTGGCGCGGGTCTGTGTG aACGATGCTGGTGGCCAGAGGGTGCTGGTGAACAAGTGGAGTACCTTCAACAAAGCCCGGTTGGTGTGCTCTGTCCCTGGCCCCGGTGGCATCGACACCCATTTTGATGAGCTGG AGGATGTCTTCTTGCTGAGGACAAAGGATGGGAAGAGCCCGGAGATCTACGCTCTCTTCAGCACCATCAG CCATGTCTTCCAGGGCTCCGCTGTCTGTGTGTACCGCATGGCCGACATCCGGGAGGTCTTCAATGGGCCCTTCGCCCACCGGGAGACCCCCCACCACCAGTGGGGTGCCTACGAGGGCAGGGTGCCCTACCCACGGCCAGGCGTG TGTCCCAGTAAGACCACCAACCAGCCCCGGCAGCAGTACGGCACCACCAAGGACTTCCCTGACGAGGTGCTGCACTTTGCCCGCGCTCACCCCCTCATGTACAAGCCCGTGTACCCCCGGCACCGCCGGCCCCTCCTAGTGAAGACCAACCTGCCCCACCGCCTGCGCCAGCTCGTGGTGGACCGGGTGGAGGCCGAGGACGGGCAGCATGACGTCCTCTTCCTTGGGACGG ACGCAGGCTCAGTGCTGAAGGTGGTGGTCCTGCAGAAGACAAGCTTGGCCACGACCGAGGAAGTCGTCCTGGAGGAGCTGCAGGTTTTTAAG gcACCTGTACCCATCACCCAGATGGAGATCTCCGTCAAGCGC CAAACGCTCTACGTGGGTTCCAGCCTGGGGGTGGCCCAGGTACGGCTGCACCAGTGTGAGACCTATGGCACGGCTTGTGCTGAATGCTGCCTGGCCAGGGATCCCTACTGTGCCTGGGACGGCACCGCCTGCACCCGCTACCAGCCCTCTGGCAAGCGCCGCTATCGCCGCCAGAACGTCCGCCACAGCAACCCTGTGCACCAGTGTCTGGACCAGAACCTGACTG TGGATGATTTTGAGACCATTGAGGAGAAGGTGCTTTATGGGGCAGAGGACAACAGCACCTTCCTGGAGTGCGTGCCCCGGTCCCCGCAGGCCAGTGTGCAGTGGTTTGTCCAGAGACCCCCCGATGAGCAGCGGGATGAG GTGAAGACAGATGAGCGGATTCTGCAGACAGAACAAGGGCTGCTCTTCCGCAAGCTGCACCGCCACGATGCCGGCATCTACTACTGCAAAACATTGGAGCACGGCTTCACCCAGACGGTGGCCAAGACGGCCTTGGAGGTGATTGCCAGTGAGCAGCTGGCACACACCTTGCCCCGGGAGCGGGGGGATGAGTCCTCAAGCCTGCCTTGCCCTGAGCCCCGGATGGTGCCTCAGGCTCCCAAAACTTGGTTCAAGGATATCATGCACCTCATCAGCTCCCAAAACCTGCGGCGAGTGGAGGAGTACTGCGCCCGCCTCTGGTGTGGCAGCCGCCCCCACCACCGCAAGAGCAAGCTGGCCCAGGCCAAGCACGCACTGGTCGGCGTGGATGTGGGCAAGAAGGGACGGACGGCCAAACCCCATGGCGAGAGGAACCGCGTGCCCCGGCAAGCGGCAGCCACTTAG